In Vigna radiata var. radiata cultivar VC1973A chromosome 3, Vradiata_ver6, whole genome shotgun sequence, the following proteins share a genomic window:
- the LOC106757882 gene encoding uncharacterized protein LOC106757882 translates to MPFTMKIQPIDSPGHEEAIRLEPVKPMMKSRLKRLLERQFSGVLRNSAAEKIVAEELPRSGKDGFADLEPSSVCLAKMVQSFMEGNHEKHSAAVKCVRNRYNSFEDSSDAETLAFGSFSDSSYSSSGETLEILKGLVACASVYERNLLADTTKIIEKNKATCKRKDDCCRKIITEGLLAVGYDASVCKSRWEKSTFCPAGEYEYIDVIMGKERVVVDVDFRSEFEIARPTKTYKAILHTLPYVFVGTCDRLQSIVAIASEAAKLSLKKRCMHVPPWRKVEYVRAKWLSPYTCSRGVKEETEEKKQLVEALLVTAAAECDTSREDDEKSKSKLVSKKPLEMKPKSSQSGLAAVFHEKP, encoded by the exons ATGCCTTTCACAATGAAGATTCAGCCAATTGATTCCCCCGGTCATGAGGAGGCAATTCGGCTTGAGCCGGTGAAGCCCATGATGAAGTCGCGGCTGAAGCGACTCTTGGAGCGCCAGTTCTCTGGTGTCCTCCGCAATTCGGCGGCGGAGAAGATCGTTGCTGAGGAGCTGCCACGTTCCGGCAAAGATGGTTTCGCTGATCTCGAACCGAGCTCAGTGTGTCTGGCAAAGATGGTGCAGAGTTTCATGGAGGGGAATCACGAGAAGCATTCCGCTGCCGTGAAATGCGTCCGAAACCGCTACAACAGCTTCGAGGATAGCTCTGACGCGGAAACGCTAGCGTTTGGTAGTTTCAGCGACTCGAGTTATTCCTCCTCTGGTGAAACGCTGGAAATCCTCAAG GGTTTGGTGGCATGTGCGAGTGTTTATGAGAGGAATTTGCTAGCGGACACTACAAAGATCATTGAGAAGAACAAGGCAACGTGCAAACGAAAGGACGATTGTTGCAGAAAGATCATCACTGAAGGGTTGTTGGCTGTCGGATACGATGCTTCTGTATGCAAGTCTCGCTGGGAAAAATCAACGTTCTGCCCTGCCG GTGAATATGAATACATTGATGTGATAATGGGAAAGGAGCGGGTGGTGGTTGACGTTGACTTCAGATCAGAATTCGAGATTGCTCGACCCACCAAGACATACAAAGCGATCCTCCATACTCTACCTTACGTGTTCGTCGGCACGTGCGACCGGTTGCAGAGCATCGTGGCAATCGCTTCGGAGGCGGCGAAACTGAGTCTGAAGAAAAGGTGCATGCATGTTCCGCCGTGGAGAAAAGTGGAATACGTCAGAGCCAAATGGCTCTCCCCCTACACGTGCTCGCGTGGAGTCAAAGAGGAGACCGAAGAGAAAAAGCAACTTGTGGAAGCGTTGTTGGTAACTGCTGCTGCTGAATGCGATACTTCCcgtgaagatgatgaaaaatCAAAGTCAAAGTTGGTGTCTAAGAAGCCACTGGAGATGAAACCCAAGAGCTCACAGTCCGGTTTGGCAGCTGTGTTCCATGAAAAGCCgtaa